GCCCTCTGCCCTTCAGCCCAGCTCATGAAGAACACGGGTGTGATTCTCGCCAACGATGCCAATGCTGAGCGGCTCAAGAGTGTCGTGGGCAACTTGCACCGGCTGGGAGTCACCAACACCATCATCAGCAACTACGACGGGCGCCAGTTCCCCAAGGTGGGACTCCCTTCTGCGTGTCTCTCCTGAGATTGTGTTCCAGCCCCCCTGCCCTCTTCTGATCTCAGGATATTGAGACTTGCCTCTAGGAAATACAAGGTTTGGCTCAGGTTACCCAGAATGGCTGATTATCCTGCCCTTTTCCCCAGGTGGTGGGGGGCTTTGACCGAGTCCTACTGGATGCTCCTTGCAGTGGCACTGGGATCATCTCCAAGGACCCAGCTGTGAAGACTAACAAGGTGAGGAGGCAGGGTTGGGCGACCAGTTGAAGTGGGGGTTGGGGCCTGGAGAGCcagagtgggaggtgggggaccCCCTGAGCAGCCAGCAGTGCCTTTTGAAATTCCAATGCCCTGGATCTCTGTCTGGGGACAGGATGAGAAGGACATTCTGCGCTGTGCTCACCTTCAGAAGGAGCTGCTCCTGAGTGCTATCGACTCTGTCAGTGCCACCTCCAAGACAGGAGGCTACCTTGTGTACTGCACCTGCTCTATCACGGTGAGGCCTGGCAGTGGAGCCcagggggcctgggctggggctccTCAGCCCATCCTTCATCTCCAgctctttgccttttccttccGTCTCCATCTGCCCCCATATGTCAGGTGGAAGAGAATGAGTGGGTGGTAGACTACGCACTGAAAAAGAGGAATGTGCGGCTTGTGCCCACTGGCCTGGACTTCGGCCAGGAGGGCTTTACCCGCTTCCGGGAAAGGCGCTTCCACCCCACTCTGCGTTCTACCCGCCGCTTCTACCCTCACACCCACAACATGGATGGTTTCTTTATTGCCAAGTTCAAGAAATTCTCCAATTCTATCCCCCAGTCCCAAACAGGTAAGCTCTCTGTAACATTCGTTGCCACCTTTGCTTTCTCTGCCTCTCAGGAAGCTTTTTAGGGTGGCTGCAGGGAGGGGTCGGGTCTCTGCCTCCCTATCCCAGCTTTGCTTACTTGGGTGAGGGACCCCTTTCATCCCAGCGACATTTGTTCCCAAGCTTGGACCCCATTCGGGTATGTTAAAGGGTTCATGCAGGTGGGGCCTTTTCCTTGATTCTGCCAAGTGGCTGCAGTTGTTTGGCACTAAATGCATTCGCAGTGCGGGTGTGGTTTGTCTTCCTTCTTGGCGAGGCTGCCTTACTGGTAATAGACCTCTTCTGGTCCAGCCTTGTTGGCACTGGGTTGGCACACGACTCCTCCGAACTATCAGCGGTTCTCTGAGCCCATCATACTAATTGGAGATCTGTTTCCCAGCCATCTTGAGGAGTCTGGCCtcaaggggaggggtggggttgcTGAAACAGGCCCGAGGGCTTTGCCTGCTGGGATGTCACCCTGGGTTTAGTTGGAAGAAAGAGAGGCAAGCCTGCCTTCTCTGGATACAAACTTCATGACTTACTGCGTTGATTTCTTTTAATAAACAGTGCCTCCTAACAGAAGTCACATCTGAACATTAACAGAACAAAAATCTCTTTGAGAAGTAGCAAaatttcctgtaatttttttgctctatctttaaaaatctgtgtttaaGTACATGTTTAATATATGTCAGTCTTCATTTATGAAGACTAGCTTGTTTCTAGTTGCTCTGTGTGCAGCTCATCAAAATCTGCATTTCCAAAAGATTTTTGCATTTCCATCAAAAATCTTTCCCGATTAAAAGAAAGGCCCACCCAGTGCTTGAGGTTTATTCAGGATTCACCTCTCCTTAGAGTGTCTCATTACCTGCTGGCCTCAAGGGGGTACAGCCTCCTCTAAAAACCTTTTGGACCAAGGATGGGTAGTGATCCCTTCTCTTTAATATAGGGTTCAAATTCGACTTGAGTATAGGTGAGGCTAAGTAATCTGAATCTTAAGTAATCTACTTTTTAGATAGCTCCCAATTGTGCGGAACACTTGGCCAAGAGATAGTACCCGGGCAGTTTTCTTATTGTACTCCCTCTGCTTATCTCCACCACTGATGATCAAGGCTCAGTGATGAGGCCTGTTTTCTGAAAccattctatttaattttaaccCCAGGAAATTCTGCAACATCAACCCCTACAAACCCAGACTTGCCCAGCCCGAAAGGGGAGGTGACTCCCAAGCCTGAGGGCAGCAGCCAGCCTGCCAAGAAGGCCAGAGTGGCTGTGCAAGCAAAGCAGCGGCTGCAGAAACGGCAACTTCCCAAGAAGGCTTCTTTCCAAAAGCAGAATGGCATCTCCAAAGGGACAGGCTCAGAATTGTCCACTGTGTCTTCTGTCACAAAGGTCCAACCTTCCTCTAAGCTCCAGGATAGCAAGCAGCCAGCTGAGAAAGCAGTAGTGGTCAGGGAACCAAAGATGGCTGGGAGACTAAAACAGTCACCCAAACTGCAGTCCTCCAAGAAAGTTGCCTTCCCAAAGCAGTGTGTTCCTCCCAAGGGCACGGACCCAGAAATCCCTCCTGTGCCATCCCTCTCCAAGACCCAGGATGCTTTCAAGCCTGAGGACCGCAATCAGCCCCTTGGGAACAATACCACAGGGGCTGAGAAGGTAAAGCAGCAGTTGCCAGAGCAATCTTTCAAGAAAACTGCCTTCCAGAAACAGAATGGCACCCCCAAGGGACCTAAGACTCCCACCATGTCCCCTCGCAGTTCTAGCAGGCCCCCACCAGCGAAGAGGAGAAAATCGCAGTCCAGAGGCAGCAGCCAACCACTGCCCTCTTCAGTGGATGGTTGAACTAGACTGGGGTGGTTCATTGCCATTGTTACTAGGTTGGAGCTCTTACCTCCGTGAGGATGGCTTTCCCACCATGGATATGAAATTTAATACACAATTTGCAATCTTGCCAttgtggtttttttgctgttattttgtttttctgagggTTCTGGATGTTGGCTTTGCTGCTTTTAAGGgtaggggtgggagggtgggataGGGATCCTCTGAAGAGGGGATCGTGTGGTATACTGAGAAATCAAGTCAATTCCAGGCACCTGGGATCCTTTGACTTCCCCAGGGACCCAGGAGAAGGCGAGGCAGAGCCTGGGTGTTCAGACTGGAGCGAGGAGGGCAATAGGAGTGTAGGGAAGATGGATTTCGCGCTACTACAACCATGGAGTAGtggaggatctgggtttgatgaCTCTCTGCCATCCTGGTTGGATTCCGGGCACAAGCAAGCGGTCCGCTCAGACCAGGGCTCAGCCTCAGACCCGGAAAGGTCGGTCCAGGTGCCAGCTTCTCAACGAGCCTTTCATTGGCTTtcttcctgccctcctcctctccgCTGACCTCTGCCCCCTCGATCGAGCTGTCTGATTGGCTGCCACACGTCCCCCTGGCGCCTCATTGGCTCTTCTCCCTCACCCTCCATCCCTGTTCCTGCACTAGTCTCCATCTCCCAGCAGAAGGCGCAGCCATGAATCCGTTATTCGGCCCcaatctcttcctcctccagcaggagcagcagggccTGGCCGGGCCGCTGGGGGACCCCCTGGGAGGTGACCACTTGGCCGGAGGCGGGGACTTGCCTCCGGCGCCGCTAGCCCCGGCCGGCCCGGCTCCCTATTCGCCCCCCGGGCCGGGCCCGGCGCCCCCCGCCGCCATGGCGCTCCGCAACGACTTGGGCTCCAACATCAACGTGCTCAAGACCCTGAACCTCCGCTTCCGCTGCTTCCTGGCCAAGGTGCACGAGTTGGAGCGCCGCAACCGGCTGCTGGAGAAGCAGCTGCAGCAGGCGCTGGAGGAGGGTAAGCAGGGCCGGCGGGGCCTGGCTCGCCGCGACCAGGCCGTGCAGACCGGTTTCATCAGCCCCGTCCGGCCCCTGGGGCTGCCCCTGGGCTCCCGGCCGGCCGCAGTCTGCACCCCGTCGGCGCGGGTGCTGGGGTCGCCCGCGCGCTCCCCGGCCGGCCCCCTCGCGCCCTCCGCGGCCTGCCACCCAGCGCCCTCCACCTCCGCCTCCACCGCCTACTCCTCGTCGGCCCGCTTCATGCCCGGCACCATCTGGTCCTTCTCTCACGCCCGCCGGCTCGGGCCGGGACTGGAGCCCACGCTGGTGCAAGGGCCTGGCCTGTCGTGGGTGCACCCCGACGGGGTGGGCGTCCAGATCGACACCATCACCCCCGAGATCCGCGCCCTCTACAACGTGCTGGCCAAAGTGAAGCGGGAGCGGGACGAGTACAAGCGGAGGTAGGGACCGGGAAGGTGGGGACGGCGCACACCGTCAGGCCACACTCGGGCCGGCCGGGGCTAGCTGTGCCTCCGGGAGCCGATGGGGCCCAAAAATCAGGGAGGAGTCAATAAGAGTAAAAAAGTTCCTGCTGTGCAAGGAGGAGCTTGGAAGTCCGTAAGACGACGGAATTGGATACTCTGAGACTAGAATCCACAGCAAATGCAGAAGTCAGACCTGTGACAGGAAGGAGTCTAGGAGTGGATACTGCGGGGGAACTCATGTTCTTCtggcttttctctctgtctcatcCAGGCTGCAGTGTTTGAATGACTGTGTTAACGCTGGGGTTTTGTGAGGTGCGAAAGGGATGTGGGTCTGAGAGGTCACATCTAAGCTACCACTCACCTGCAACCATCTCAGCCCTGGcagtgattttgtgatataagcTCCACGTAGTGATCAAAAGTTAGAGGCAAAGGATGTAGCTTTAATGTGGGAGTCTTAAGTGAAAtaagaaggggggtggggagtgcaCCTTGCAGTGGGTGATCCTGCTGCTGCTCAGGGTTTCCCAAAGTCGTGTCCATGGAAGCTGTGGGCCCACTCTAGTCCATCCTCAAGACTGGGGACCTCAGGGCATTTCTGGGAGCAGGTCAAAAAAGAGGGATGGAAGAGTGAAGGGAattccctgggggagggggaggggattgTTCTTGCCATAGGGCTAGTGGAAGTTGGGGGAATCTGAAAGTGCAGAGTCCAAGCTGGAGGAAGTGTGAAGAGGGCAGCAAGTACTGAGTAGGAGAAGGTTGGAAATTTGGACACACCCATAATATAAAGCAGCTGGGGCAGGCCTGGTCACTCTGAGGATGGAGCGTTGACTTTCTGCACAGATTCCTTTGGGTTATCAcagggggcctgggaggggacTCAGTGCTGGAGTGCTGGCTGCATCCCAGTGGATCCCTTAGAGGGTTGATAACTAGGCTGTTGGAACAGGAGCATGAGCACAGGCAGCACTTTATAGACTCTGACCAAGGTGCCATGGTTGAAGAAGGAGGTAACTGGTCAGAGGCAGGCTTTGCCTTCAGGTTCAGCCTCTTAATGAGCTACTCTGACCCCTTGTGGGCAGACTTGGGAATTACCCTTGCAACCCAGCAGAGCAGAGATGTGTGTCTGGTGGGGGACTGGCTGAATGTTCTGGGAAATGACTGCTCCCTCTGGGGGTGACCTTCAGGGATCTGTAACCTGCCAGAGTCTAGCAGATCACAGGCTTTCAGGGGTTGAGTCCCGTCCTAATGCTGGCTGGCTTCCTTCCTTAGTTGTAGTCCATGTTTAAGTGTCTTTGGGAGACTCAGTTATCCTAAAACCAGTGCTACCCAGAAccatcctgcccctgccccagcctcgaCCCCTGCAGAAATGAATCAGCACAGTCAGCAGTGGAACATGGGCAGTCTGGAATACatccataaccacagcaacaactgCTGGTCTcagggacacttttttttttttttttttaactgaaagagTGTTTGTCCTTGGTCCAGCTGTCCAGGGCAACAAAGAGTTATTCCTTAGGGATGGATGATCTCATGGCTCTGCAGCACACTGCTGTGCAGAGGGCCCCACAGCCAGACTTGGATGGTACGTGACCCTGGCAGTTACTCACTCTTCCCATCCCAGATCCCCTGCCCTCGATCTGTTCTCTTTATAGCAACACTCACTCCTGTCTGTAGCCTAGAAGATACCGGCAGAGTTTGAGCACTGGAAAGGAGCTAGGCCTCCTGGTTCCAAGTTCAGCTCTCCTGCCTTTCATGACCTTGGGTGGGTCTCTTTTTCCTGGCCTTAGGTTTTCTAATATAGGAGTGGCCCCTGCTTCCTCACTTCACTCAAGGATGCCATTTATTTAGAAGAGAGGGTGTTTGCTGGATGTAAAACACACGGAAATTGCTCACATTTGACCCATATTTAGAGAACCTTGTGAGACCAGATTTGAATGGAGGTCAGAATGAACCTATCTGTGGGAAAATCTAGCTGGAGTACAAATAGAATTTTAACCAGCTTCCAGATGattgattttcagttttgtttttttagcccTGTAAGATTTTATTAATCTTAATCCTTACCTAATTTCCGTACTTACGTTTCTACCTGAAACTGTTGAGTTCACTGTCCTGTCCTTCCTGATGCATCTTGTCCAGGGTTATTGTCCCCTTGTCAGCTTGCTTCCTCCAGGGACGCTTGGACCCCAGGGCCTTCAGAGTACCACATCCCATGCCCTCATGTTGCgaagaaactaaggcccagagagaaTGCCAGAGCAAAAGGGAGGAGGACAGAGAGGAGAACGTGGGGGCTGGCAGGGAAGGCTGGGCGGGGAGCCAGGAAGGCGGGAGCTGGGCTGTGCGCTGAGCTGGCGGATGGAGGCCCGgctgcctgcctcctccctgtCCAGCTGGGAGGGGCAGCCGCAGTGATGCCAAGGAGTTATTATTAGGAATACTGCAGTGCGGGTGTGAGTGAGGAACAGGAGAGCAGGGCGAGATGGGACTGGAGGGAGAGcccagggcagagagcagaggcatctgggagcagagatggagggcaggggaggaCTGAAGCCTAGGCCTGCAGAGTGTGTTCTCTGCGCTCTTCCCAGCCACCTTTCTGGTGCTGAAGTTTCTCTCCTGGTGCAATTCCCCTCCTGTCTCAGCCTGAAAGAAGTCTTCCCAGGATGGGGGAGAAGTGCTGGGCTATGTCAATGGGTCTGAGAGGTCCTGCTGTTCCGGCCAACCTTGGGGAGGGGGTCCTGACATCAATCCTAAGCAGTGGTGTTGCCCTCGCCCCTGCCCTTCAGCCTCCACCATGCAGTGGAGGATGCTCTGGCTTGCTCCCAGCCCTGGGAAAGGGACCCTGCCTTGATGGGGAGTGTCTTTTGGCTTATTCGTGGTCTTAGGCTCTGCATTCTGGAACCTGGGAGATGCCTGCCACCTCTTGGTCTCATCCAGCACATCAGCGAGGCACTTCTGCACGCTCCAgtttccctctccctctgggcGTGGGTGCTTGGTGATCCCAGGCTCCAGCTTGCAGAGCTTGAGTGCTTCAGGCCAGCCTGGGCACCTCTCTGCGGCTCACTAGGGCCTCTGGGTGGGCACTTTCTGGAGCCTGTGGGGATGGACTTGGAGCATCTCCTCCCAGGCTCTTGACCAACTCTGTTGATGCGGTGTGTGTCCCGCAGCTGCTTTTGCAGGGTTAATGGTACCCCAGGAGGCAGGGCAGCGGGCTCGAGGAGCTCTGTTCTGGTGCGGGCAGGAGGCGGGAGCCTGGATCTGAGGACTGAAGGTGGGAGAGCGGGCCAGGCGGGCCTGGCGGTCTGGTgcgggcaggaggagggggacgAGGCTGGGCCGGGGCCTGAGCGGGACGGGCTCTGCGAGGGACCAGAGCAGCCGCAGTTGCTCTTAACTGTAGTTCGCGGTGCGAGGTCAGCAGTTCCGGGAAGGCAGCTGGTGAGCTGGGCACCGGTGCCTCGTCTTGGCGGAAGCTCTTGGGGGCAGCGGCCAGGGCGGCGGCAGCTGCCTGAGCCgggcaggagggggcggggcccggaGGGGCGGAGCCTGAGCCCACCTGCCGCCCTCGCGCCTCCGCAGGTGGGAAGAGGAGTACGCGGTGCGGCTACAGCTGCAGGAGCGCGTGGACGAGCTCCAGGAGGTGAGGGCCGCCCTCCGccctggcccccccaccccccgaccccaaACCCCACGGCCCCCGCTCTCACGCCCGCAGTGCGCTCACGCGGGTCCTCCTGACTGCAGGAAGCCCAGGAGGCCGACGCCTGCCAGGAGGAGCTGGCCATGAAGGTGGAGCAGCTGAAGGCCGAGCTGGTGGTCTTCAAGGGGCTCATGAGCAACGTGAGTGCGGCCGCGTCCCCCTTGCGCCTCCCGCGCGCTCTGCCGGCTCGGCCCTGAGGCGTCCAGGGCCAGGCGCAGCAGGCCTTCTTCACCGTCCCTGCCTCCACTTCGCCCTGCTTCCTTTTTCCCCTTGGCCACCCCAAGAAGGAGGGGAGTTcgctagtatccatcaggatgcgagTTCGactcctgtccttgctcagtgcattaaggatcctgtgttgctgttgctgtggctgtggtgtaggccagcagctgtagctccaattcaacccctagcctgggaacttccatatgcctctagtgtggctctaaaaaaaaaaagagagagagcgagcaggAGGAACAGAAGCCCTTGTGGCCTCCACCACTACTCAGGGTTTTTTGCTTGCGTTGTGGCCCTGGGTGAAGTCCTtcctgccctgcctctgcctccaggccTGTGGAACAGGATAGTGAAGCATGTCCTTTGCGGGATGGTTCTGAAGGGCATCATCATGGAGTTAGGGTGGTGCCTGCTCAGGGTGAGCTAGTGCGGTCATCACTGCAGTATTTTTTCCGTTCTCATAGCCCCCGTGGTCTCACTCTCTCTCTGGGAACCTAAGTTCCAGGAGGGAGCCCCCCTGcatgtcccaggcactgtgccaCGCCTTTTCGGGGCCCTGGTTGGCCAGGGAGCCATTTGCCTGAGCAGAGTGCTGGGGGCCCCGGGGAGGGGGCATCCGGGAAAAGTGACACCTGCTCGGAGTTGCCGAAGACGTTTGACTGACTGGGAGGATGAGGGCAGCTCACCAGCCCCTCTGGCCTGCCTCACCACTCCTCACGCCTCCTGCGCAGAACCTGTCAGAGCTGGACACAAAGATCCAGGAGAAGGCCATGAAGGTGGACATGGACATCTGCCGCCGCATCGACATCACCGCCAAGCTCTGCGATGTGGCTCAGCAGCGGAACTGCGAGGACATGATCAAGATGTTCCAGGTGAGGGCTCGGGACTGCctcgcccggccccgcccctgccgCCAGGTGCCCGAGCTGAGCGCCCTCAGCAGGGGGGGGCTGGCCCCGCCCCCTTCTCTGGGACCTTAGTGTGGCATCTTGGGGGCGAGGCTGGGGGGCGAGGAACAGCCTCTGGAGAGGAGTTTGGAGCTGTCTCTAATGCCGTCTCtcccccctcttctctcctgtctgcctcctctcctctcttcctttcatcTTCTCTTGCTTCCTCCACAGAAGAAGCTGGTTAGTTTTGCTCTCACGCAAGCTTCTTGCGTCCTGCCCGTTTCTCAGCTCCGGGCCTCCCGGCCCAGCGGGCTCTCAGCACAGACCCCCCTCCCCTGAgcctcctgctccccccaccccttctctcgGCTCCATTTCTCCCCCCCTTCGCCCTCCGGCTTCCAGATCTGGATGTGTGACTCAGGTTCTGCTTTGTCAACTCTGcggccccctccttcctccttgcaGCCTGAAACTTGCCTCTTAGTTCAGTCCTTTCACTGGAAAGACGCTAGAAAGGAACTCCTCTGAGCCATTCCGCGCATCTTAGTGTGGTCACGGCCAGCCATTTCCCCCTGATCTTACTgctctgttttctctgtttcttctctgtctccctcctcgTCTGCAGCCCCGTCCCCATCCGTGTCTGTCTGCCGGTCTCGGCGACTCTGGCGTTTCCGTTGTTCCGTCCTGTAACCGTGTCTTCTCTCTGTCCGCCCGCCCACCCTTCCCGCTGGTCCCTGCTGCCCCGCCCGCCGGCGCCCACGCCCTTCTCCTCATGCACCCGGCCTCGTCTCTGTAGTCTCTGCACTTGTCTCCCATTAAGGTCCCGTCCATGGGGGGGCGGAAGCGGGAGCGCAAGGCTGCCGTCGAGGAGGACACCTCCCTGTCAGAGAGTGACGGGCCCCGCCACCCCGACGGGGATGAGGAGGAGAGCGCGGCCCTGAGCATCAACGAGGAGATGCAGCGCATGCTGAACCAGCTGTGAGTCCCGCAGGCCCCTCGCCGCCCCGAGGCCGGAGctcccccagcagccccctccccgccgcccgccTTGACGCCGGGCTCCGTGTCTCTAGGAGGGAGTATGATTTTGAGGACGACTGTGACAGCCTGACTTGGGAGGAGACGGAGGAGACCCTGCTGCTGTGGGAGGATTTCTCAGGCTATGCCCTGGCCGCCGCAGAGGCCCCGGGAGAGGTAACCGCCCTCCCGGCCATGGGGCCTGGCTCCTCCTCCCTGGGCACCAGGCCCGTCTCCTCCCCGCCCGCCGTCCACTCCGCGCTCTGTCTTCCCTCTGTGGCCACCATCCGTCACCAGCTTCTCCCTTGTGCTGTGTGCTCGTCCTCTCTCTCTCGCCAGCTGCCTCTaacctgcctctctctctcccctgccttGCCTGTGGCGCCCCGtcctgtccctcccctcccctctggcctccCCCTGCTTCCCTTTCCACTCCAGCAGCCGGAAGACAGTTTGGAGAAGGTGATTAAAGACACCGAGTCCCTGTTCAAAACCCGGGAGAAAGAATATCAGGAAACCATTGACCAGATAGAGGTAAGGCCGTGAGCTGAAGCCAAGGGGCCCAGCTGGTGGGTTCTGAGCCAGGCGGCAGGTGCGGTGGCCTCACCCCTGTGGGACTCCAGATGCCAGGGCTTCCCTGTTTCTTCCTGGCGAGTGGGGAGTGGTCTTGCTGTAGTGCCTCTGGTGGCTCCTTGagacctggggctggggagggaagcagaCAGCTGTGGGCTTAGATCTCAGCTCTGTCACTCATGGCCTTCCACTCTTTTAACAAGCTGCTGCTTTGCTCTGAGcctattccttttgtttgtttggttcgttttgttttttgcttttttagggccgcacccttggcatgtggacttcccaggctgagggtcaaatcagagctacagctgccgccctacaccacagccacagcaactcgggatccttgacccactgagcgaggccagggatcgaacccgcatcctcacagatcctagtcgggttcgttaaccgctaagccatgaagggaattccagccacga
Above is a genomic segment from Phacochoerus africanus isolate WHEZ1 chromosome 7, ROS_Pafr_v1, whole genome shotgun sequence containing:
- the NOP2 gene encoding probable 28S rRNA (cytosine(4447)-C(5))-methyltransferase, with the protein product MGRKLDPTKEKRGPGRKARKQKGAETELVRFLPAAGDENSKRLSSRARKRAAKRRLGSAEVRETNKSPGARPFPGKLPKGAVQTPSKKGALSLFNAAQGKKRPASAYSSEEEGEEEDSEEGGVVNEGDLWGSEDSDADMVDDYGANSSSEDEEEDDSEELLPIERAARKQKAQEAVTGSQWSEEETEEEEEESPESGPREDETEGGLQINVDEEEPFVLPLAGEMEQDAQAPDLQRVHKRIQDIVGVLRDFGTQREEGRSRAEYLQRLRKDLATYYSYGDFLLGKLMDLFPLSELVEFLEANEVPRPITLRTNTLKTRRRDLAQALINRGVNLDPLGKWSKTGLVVYDSSVPIGATPEYLAGHYMLQGASSMLPVMALAPQEHERILDMCCAPGGKTSYIAQLMKNTGVILANDANAERLKSVVGNLHRLGVTNTIISNYDGRQFPKVVGGFDRVLLDAPCSGTGIISKDPAVKTNKDEKDILRCAHLQKELLLSAIDSVSATSKTGGYLVYCTCSITVEENEWVVDYALKKRNVRLVPTGLDFGQEGFTRFRERRFHPTLRSTRRFYPHTHNMDGFFIAKFKKFSNSIPQSQTGNSATSTPTNPDLPSPKGEVTPKPEGSSQPAKKARVAVQAKQRLQKRQLPKKASFQKQNGISKGTGSELSTVSSVTKVQPSSKLQDSKQPAEKAVVVREPKMAGRLKQSPKLQSSKKVAFPKQCVPPKGTDPEIPPVPSLSKTQDAFKPEDRNQPLGNNTTGAEKVKQQLPEQSFKKTAFQKQNGTPKGPKTPTMSPRSSSRPPPAKRRKSQSRGSSQPLPSSVDG